The following are encoded in a window of Paenibacillus polymyxa genomic DNA:
- a CDS encoding SpoVR family protein, producing the protein MSTDQKELEYAISEIMEIADGFGLDYYPMRYEICPADIVYTFGAYGMPTRFSHWSFGKTFHKMKMQYDFGLSKIYELVINSNPCYAFLLEGNSLVQNKLIVAHVLAHCDFFKHNARFSASNRNMVESMSATADRINSYEMEYGSKAVESFIDSVLAIQEHVDPQIIKPRHLDKQRYMELKIREQKEPGKRLRPPGPYDDLWSLDTVKQHDPAETEGIKVRKFPPEPEKDIVWFIQEFSEVLEDWQRDIMTMLRDEMLYFWPQMETKIMNEGWASYWHQRIVRELDLTGEETVEFAMLNASVVQPSKQSLNPYYLGLKIFEDIEKRWDNPTREEQERQGRRPGEGRAKMFEVREFDSDTSFIRNYMTKKLTEDLDLYVFEKRGPDWKITDKSWENIRDQLVFSRVNGGSPYIVVEDGDYLHTGELKLKHQYEGIELDLKYMERTLPYVYQLWGRTVHLETLIEGKLALFSYDGKKHHRKFV; encoded by the coding sequence ATGAGCACCGACCAGAAGGAGCTAGAATATGCGATATCAGAAATTATGGAGATTGCAGATGGATTCGGGCTCGACTACTATCCGATGCGGTATGAGATTTGTCCGGCGGATATTGTATATACGTTCGGAGCCTATGGTATGCCCACGCGCTTCAGCCACTGGAGTTTTGGAAAAACGTTTCACAAGATGAAAATGCAGTACGATTTTGGATTGAGCAAAATCTATGAGCTGGTCATTAACTCCAATCCCTGCTATGCCTTCCTGCTGGAAGGAAATTCTTTGGTGCAGAATAAACTGATTGTCGCCCATGTACTGGCACACTGTGATTTTTTCAAACACAACGCCCGCTTTTCAGCTTCTAATCGCAATATGGTGGAGAGTATGTCGGCCACAGCAGATCGAATCAACAGCTATGAAATGGAATACGGTTCAAAGGCTGTGGAATCCTTCATTGACTCTGTACTGGCGATACAAGAGCATGTGGATCCACAGATCATCAAACCAAGGCATCTGGATAAGCAGCGCTACATGGAACTCAAAATTCGGGAGCAGAAAGAACCTGGAAAACGACTGCGTCCCCCTGGGCCTTACGATGATCTGTGGTCACTGGACACAGTGAAGCAGCATGATCCCGCCGAGACCGAGGGCATCAAGGTACGCAAGTTCCCACCGGAACCTGAAAAAGATATCGTCTGGTTTATTCAGGAATTCTCGGAGGTGCTGGAGGACTGGCAGCGGGATATTATGACGATGCTACGGGACGAAATGCTGTATTTCTGGCCCCAAATGGAGACCAAAATCATGAATGAAGGCTGGGCCTCCTATTGGCACCAGCGGATTGTAAGGGAACTGGATTTGACCGGGGAGGAAACCGTTGAATTTGCGATGCTGAACGCTTCTGTCGTACAGCCTTCCAAGCAAAGCCTAAACCCTTACTATTTGGGGCTGAAAATATTTGAGGATATTGAAAAACGATGGGATAACCCAACCCGTGAGGAGCAAGAGCGACAAGGACGCAGACCGGGAGAAGGACGCGCTAAAATGTTCGAGGTACGAGAGTTCGACTCGGACACCTCTTTTATACGCAATTACATGACCAAGAAACTGACAGAGGATTTGGATCTGTACGTGTTTGAGAAACGGGGACCCGATTGGAAAATTACCGATAAATCCTGGGAAAACATACGGGATCAGCTCGTGTTTTCACGTGTGAATGGAGGCTCCCCTTATATCGTCGTCGAGGATGGAGATTACCTGCATACGGGCGAGTTGAAGCTCAAGCACCAGTACGAAGGCATTGAGCTGGATTTAAAATATATGGAGCGCACACTTCCGTATGTGTATCAGCTGTGGGGGCGCACCGTTCATTTGGAAACATTGATTGAGGGTAAGCTCGCCTTATTCTCATATGACGGTAAAAAACATCATCGTAAGTTTGTATAG
- the yhbH gene encoding sporulation protein YhbH codes for MPEPRQPYSFVVSREDWSLHRKGYQDQQRHQQKVKDVIKQNLPDLITEENIIMSDGQQIIKVPIRSLDEYRFIYNYQKQKHVGQGDGDSQVGDVIGRDPASQKPGKGEKAGDQPGHDIMETEVSIEELEDMLFEEMELPNLQQKDKDQIEVESIVFNDIRKKGMQANIDKKRTILENLRRNAREGKPGIHHISPDDLRYKTWEEKTIPQSNAVIIAMMDTSGSMGSFEKYCARSFFFWMTRFLRRQYEKVEIVFLAHHTEAKEVTEEEFFTRGESGGTICSSAYLKALEIIDKRYPPSSYNIYPFHFSDGDNLTSDNERCVKLIEELIKRSNMFGYGEVNQYNRSSTLMSAYKNIKKDQFMYYVIKEKGEVYQALRTFFRKREGGTVG; via the coding sequence ATGCCGGAACCACGCCAGCCATATTCATTCGTCGTATCCCGCGAAGATTGGTCGCTGCATCGCAAAGGGTACCAGGACCAGCAACGTCATCAGCAGAAGGTCAAAGATGTCATTAAGCAAAATCTACCCGATCTGATAACGGAAGAAAATATTATTATGTCGGACGGTCAACAGATTATTAAAGTGCCGATTCGCAGTCTGGATGAATATCGCTTCATTTATAACTATCAAAAGCAAAAGCATGTAGGCCAAGGGGATGGAGATAGTCAGGTGGGGGATGTCATCGGACGTGATCCTGCCTCCCAGAAGCCTGGTAAAGGTGAGAAAGCCGGCGACCAGCCGGGACACGATATTATGGAAACGGAAGTCAGCATAGAAGAACTGGAAGATATGCTGTTCGAGGAAATGGAATTACCGAATTTACAGCAAAAAGATAAGGATCAAATTGAGGTTGAATCTATAGTGTTCAATGATATACGTAAAAAAGGCATGCAAGCGAACATTGACAAGAAACGAACCATTCTCGAAAATCTGCGCCGCAACGCCCGTGAAGGGAAACCGGGCATTCATCATATTAGTCCGGACGATCTTCGCTACAAAACATGGGAAGAGAAGACTATTCCCCAATCCAACGCGGTGATTATAGCCATGATGGACACATCAGGCTCGATGGGCTCTTTTGAAAAATATTGCGCTCGCAGCTTCTTTTTCTGGATGACCCGCTTTTTGCGCCGTCAGTATGAAAAGGTGGAAATTGTCTTTCTCGCGCATCATACCGAGGCTAAAGAGGTTACGGAGGAAGAATTTTTTACCCGCGGAGAAAGTGGCGGCACGATCTGCTCTTCGGCTTATCTGAAAGCACTAGAGATTATCGACAAACGATATCCTCCTTCCAGCTACAATATATATCCCTTCCATTTCTCGGATGGCGATAACCTGACCTCGGACAATGAGCGGTGTGTGAAGCTAATCGAGGAACTTATAAAGCGAAGCAATATGTTCGGCTATGGAGAAGTGAATCAATATAATCGCAGCAGCACGCTGATGTCAGCCTACAAGAATATTAAAAAGGATCAGTTTATGTACTATGTCATCAAGGAAAAAGGTGAGGTATACCAAGCCTTACGTACCTTTTTTCGCAAACGGGAAGGGGGAACGGTGGGATGA
- a CDS encoding AzlD domain-containing protein, whose protein sequence is MSINPNVLYIIIGAMIVTAIPRIIPFVVLQRLALPKPVLQWLSYIPICIFTALVMENLLVRTESSVTLNGQVLMAVFPTLVTALWSKNLLATVVVGIVSMAVVRLLW, encoded by the coding sequence ATGAGCATTAATCCCAATGTCCTGTATATCATTATCGGTGCCATGATTGTCACGGCGATCCCAAGGATCATTCCTTTTGTCGTGCTGCAAAGACTGGCGCTTCCCAAGCCAGTGCTACAATGGCTTTCCTATATTCCCATCTGCATATTCACAGCCCTCGTGATGGAAAATCTGCTCGTCCGAACCGAATCCTCAGTCACTCTTAATGGGCAAGTACTTATGGCTGTCTTTCCTACGCTAGTGACCGCCTTGTGGAGCAAAAACCTGCTGGCTACCGTCGTTGTCGGTATTGTGAGTATGGCTGTAGTTCGACTATTGTGGTGA
- a CDS encoding AzlC family ABC transporter permease has translation MSIASELSGTKPDSLSFLHGVKDCIPTLLGYVCIGFAAGIVGASSGVSTMEIAFMSALVYAGASQFIMCSMLAAASPPSVIILTTFIVNARHLLLSASLAPYFSKYSLWKNIGIGALLTDESFGVASDKLAKGGQVSDRWMNGLNITAYLAWIASCVAGGVLGNWISRPEAFGLDFALPAMFLALLISQLQSVQTSKLKHRLLLVLCMAVLMYLLSWWVPSHISVIVATMITATIGVLTDK, from the coding sequence ATGTCCATAGCTTCGGAGTTGAGCGGAACGAAGCCCGATTCACTCAGCTTTTTACATGGGGTTAAAGATTGTATTCCTACATTGCTCGGTTATGTATGTATTGGGTTCGCGGCAGGCATTGTGGGTGCCTCATCAGGGGTTAGCACCATGGAAATTGCCTTCATGTCGGCGCTTGTATACGCCGGAGCCTCTCAGTTTATTATGTGCTCGATGCTGGCTGCAGCCAGTCCTCCATCCGTCATTATTTTAACGACATTCATTGTGAATGCTCGTCATCTGCTGTTAAGTGCGTCGCTGGCTCCTTACTTTTCTAAATATTCATTGTGGAAAAACATAGGCATCGGCGCTCTTTTGACGGACGAATCCTTTGGAGTAGCGTCGGATAAATTGGCTAAAGGCGGGCAGGTCAGTGACCGCTGGATGAACGGGCTTAATATTACAGCTTATCTCGCTTGGATTGCATCCTGTGTGGCGGGAGGGGTTCTCGGGAACTGGATTTCCCGGCCGGAGGCTTTTGGTCTGGACTTTGCCTTGCCTGCGATGTTCCTTGCCCTGCTTATTTCCCAGCTCCAAAGTGTCCAGACCTCCAAACTCAAGCATCGTCTGCTGCTTGTGCTATGTATGGCTGTTCTGATGTACCTTTTGTCCTGGTGGGTGCCATCACATATCTCCGTCATTGTAGCAACCATGATCACCGCAACGATTGGAGTGTTAACCGACAAATGA
- a CDS encoding LacI family DNA-binding transcriptional regulator encodes MPSIKDVASLAGVAVGTVSRVINNSGSVKPDTRRKVEEAIQELNYFPNEVARNFKMRKSKMVALLLPSIWHPFFSELAYYIEDELDQEGFKLMLCNSGGKPEKELYYLDMLRQNKVAGIVGITYNDIENSVSNDIPIVSIDRHFNKKITCVTSDNYEGGRLALRELVKVGAQKPAFMGSVTSIFSETMNRRKGFIHEAQTLGVDYVIYEKPDPIVDDDAYFNEFLNEHRDVDGIFAITDMLAANYIERARREGIRVPEDVKVIGYDGIQDHPYFHPILSTIRQPVEEMARMTIRLLYKKIEGETLDQQVYRLPVVFKQGETT; translated from the coding sequence ATGCCAAGTATTAAAGATGTAGCTAGCTTAGCTGGCGTAGCTGTAGGAACTGTATCCCGAGTTATTAACAACTCGGGCTCTGTAAAACCAGATACACGCAGAAAAGTGGAGGAAGCTATACAAGAACTGAATTATTTTCCTAATGAAGTCGCTCGAAATTTCAAGATGAGGAAATCCAAGATGGTAGCCTTGCTGCTTCCAAGTATCTGGCATCCTTTTTTTTCTGAACTGGCTTATTACATTGAGGATGAGTTGGATCAGGAAGGCTTTAAGCTCATGTTGTGTAATAGCGGCGGCAAGCCCGAAAAAGAACTGTATTATCTGGATATGCTACGGCAAAACAAAGTGGCTGGTATTGTCGGCATTACTTACAATGATATAGAAAATAGCGTAAGCAATGACATTCCGATTGTAAGTATTGATAGGCACTTCAACAAAAAAATTACTTGTGTGACCTCCGATAATTATGAGGGAGGGCGTCTGGCTTTGAGGGAGCTTGTTAAAGTGGGGGCCCAGAAACCGGCTTTTATGGGAAGCGTCACTTCCATTTTCAGTGAAACCATGAATCGGAGAAAAGGTTTCATTCATGAGGCGCAAACATTGGGAGTCGATTATGTAATCTACGAGAAGCCCGACCCTATAGTGGACGACGATGCCTATTTTAACGAGTTCCTAAATGAGCATCGCGATGTGGACGGCATTTTTGCTATTACCGATATGTTAGCCGCCAACTATATAGAAAGAGCACGCAGGGAGGGCATTCGCGTTCCAGAGGATGTAAAGGTTATCGGCTACGACGGGATTCAGGACCATCCTTATTTTCATCCGATATTGTCTACAATCAGGCAGCCAGTGGAGGAGATGGCACGTATGACAATCAGACTGCTTTATAAGAAAATCGAAGGTGAAACTTTAGATCAGCAAGTGTATCGTCTCCCCGTTGTCTTCAAGCAAGGCGAAACTACATGA
- the rpoN gene encoding RNA polymerase factor sigma-54 translates to MIRYGLQQEQGFKLVMTPELRQAITILQYSSADLISFLHEQANNNPVIDLPEFNMSIGSIKEEAERFSQKDQGDLLEHYRGGEKYPSVQRANPVTFLDFVPNPNDTLFEHLNRQLGLVCGLTNSQRMVARYLIGNLNEMGYLELDVPTVASLLDVPIAEIEDMLLVIQSFDPPGIASYSLEECLLLQLQLAGMDDECIVRMVSNHLADLANNRIQKIADALEIGRQEVIQMADRIRKLNPCPGAAFAHKEQQYIIADITVEKANGEYLVLINDISAPRVEINPFYRQMMQDLPNSETKRFIHEKMNTAKWLINSLKQRRLTLLRVAKAIVEKQQDFFEHGVYFLKPITQKEIADKTGLHESTVSRAVSNKFIQTPRGLFELKFFFTSSLTSADGDATSSESVKKCIKNLIDDEDKQKPLSDQAITTLLGKEGLHLSRRTVAKYREELRYLSSAKRKKFEV, encoded by the coding sequence ATGATACGATATGGATTACAACAGGAACAAGGATTCAAGCTGGTTATGACGCCCGAATTGCGACAAGCAATCACGATCTTGCAATATTCTTCGGCTGATTTAATATCCTTTCTGCATGAACAGGCGAACAATAATCCAGTCATTGATTTGCCGGAGTTTAATATGTCCATAGGCAGTATCAAAGAAGAAGCAGAGCGGTTTTCACAGAAAGATCAAGGAGATCTGCTTGAACATTATCGTGGCGGAGAAAAATATCCATCGGTCCAGCGAGCAAATCCCGTTACATTTCTGGATTTTGTCCCCAATCCGAATGATACCCTGTTTGAACATCTGAACAGGCAGCTTGGACTGGTATGTGGGCTTACAAATTCACAGCGTATGGTGGCACGGTACCTCATTGGCAATTTGAACGAAATGGGATATTTAGAACTTGATGTTCCAACGGTCGCCTCACTATTGGACGTTCCCATAGCCGAAATTGAGGATATGCTCTTGGTGATACAGAGTTTTGATCCACCGGGGATCGCCTCTTACAGCTTGGAAGAATGTCTTCTTCTCCAGCTCCAGCTTGCTGGCATGGATGATGAATGCATAGTCAGAATGGTAAGCAACCATCTGGCCGATCTGGCGAACAATCGGATACAAAAAATTGCGGATGCTCTTGAAATCGGTAGGCAAGAGGTTATACAGATGGCCGATCGAATTCGCAAGCTAAATCCATGCCCGGGCGCAGCATTTGCTCATAAAGAGCAGCAATACATCATAGCAGATATCACGGTCGAAAAAGCCAACGGGGAATATCTTGTCCTGATTAATGACATTAGTGCGCCGCGGGTTGAGATCAACCCTTTTTACCGGCAAATGATGCAGGATCTACCGAATAGTGAAACCAAACGTTTTATCCATGAGAAGATGAATACGGCAAAATGGCTGATCAATAGCCTGAAGCAACGTCGGCTGACCCTTCTACGGGTTGCCAAGGCCATTGTGGAAAAGCAGCAGGATTTTTTTGAGCATGGCGTGTATTTCCTCAAACCAATCACCCAAAAGGAGATTGCCGATAAGACGGGCTTACACGAATCCACGGTCAGCAGGGCGGTCAGTAATAAATTTATACAGACGCCTCGCGGATTGTTCGAGCTCAAATTTTTCTTTACTTCCTCCTTGACGTCAGCGGACGGAGATGCTACTTCATCGGAGAGTGTAAAAAAGTGTATCAAAAATTTGATAGATGATGAGGACAAGCAAAAACCGTTATCGGATCAGGCTATTACTACCCTGCTGGGAAAGGAAGGTTTGCATCTATCACGCAGAACCGTGGCGAAATATCGGGAAGAACTGAGATATCTTTCTTCTGCCAAAAGAAAAAAGTTTGAAGTTTGA
- a CDS encoding HAD family hydrolase, whose translation METYKIVCIDIDGTLLNSAHQITEATKETILQVINDKQIPVVLVSARMPKAIIPLQNHLGISEPLICYSGALVIDKHGNKLNTRYIDKKMTQCLLDSLAAYDLHVSLYKMMSGILSNWMHGRFKNVTSPISSLAFIVFLSLPVVGGKRLMEPVKFCAWVIPKRSDASFKYCDPYTAKK comes from the coding sequence ATGGAAACTTATAAAATTGTCTGCATTGATATTGACGGGACGCTGCTTAACTCGGCGCATCAAATCACGGAAGCAACCAAAGAAACCATTCTCCAGGTTATAAATGATAAGCAGATTCCAGTGGTTCTTGTCTCTGCGCGAATGCCAAAAGCAATTATTCCATTGCAGAATCATCTTGGTATTTCTGAGCCTCTCATATGCTACAGTGGGGCACTTGTTATAGATAAACACGGGAACAAGCTGAACACCCGTTATATAGATAAGAAAATGACACAGTGTTTGCTTGACAGCCTGGCTGCCTATGATCTTCACGTAAGCCTGTATAAGATGATGAGTGGTATATTGAGCAATTGGATGCATGGGCGCTTCAAGAACGTGACATCACCAATATCGAGCCTCGCATTTATAGTTTTTCTAAGCTTACCAGTGGTTGGAGGGAAGAGACTGATGGAACCAGTAAAATTTTGTGCATGGGTGATCCCGAAGAGATCAGACGCGTCCTTCAAGTATTGCGACCCCTATACGGCGAAGAAGTAA